The Tripterygium wilfordii isolate XIE 37 chromosome 4, ASM1340144v1, whole genome shotgun sequence genome has a window encoding:
- the LOC119996620 gene encoding histone-lysine N-methyltransferase ASHH1, with protein MFSSKDQHSEALPQYEHIFQNEFLHRRHKKQKDEDIVICECKYNPNDSDSPCGERCLNVLTSTECTPGYCRCGVHCKNQRFQRCEYAKTKLVRTEGRGWGLLADENIKAGQFVIEYCGEVISWKEAKRRSQAYENEGLKDAFIISLNSNESIDATRKGSLARFINHSCQPNCETRKWNVLGEIRVGIFAKQDITTGTELAYDYNFEWYGGAKVRCLCGAVSCSGFLGARSRGFQEDTYLWEDDDDRYSVEKIPLYDSAEDEPSSKLLKTVDASNFEYNIPKLMNVSSGLEHQLDSTGLVFQSFDAAPMEGVTTVKTEAPAEIKLYSQDTQQDLSHNNAMISRIRSNSACRNYHISRPLPKKRPLHHTNGKAKHLAQKQVDAKKFAELLALKEAREEVLRYEETKNDATSELASLYNEIRPAIEEHERDSQDSVATSVAEKWIEACCLKLKAEFDLHSSIIRNVVCTPRKPRQPVNPPDGGEAGNEMKYLEL; from the exons ATGTTTAGCTCAAAGGATCAACACAGTGAGGCATTGCCGCAGTATGAACACATCTTTCAGAATGAGTTCTTGCATCGAAG ACACAAGAAGCAGAAGGATGAAGATATTGTCATCTGTGAATGCAAATATAATCCCAATGATTCTGACAGTCCATGTGGGGAGAGGTGCTTGAATGTTTTAACAAGCACAGAATGCACTCCTGGGTATTGTCGCTGTGGTGTCCATTGCAAGAATCAG AGGTTTCAGAGATGTGAATATGCCAAAACAAAGCTGGTGAGAACCGAAGGCCGTGGGTGGGGTCTATTAGCTGATGAGAATATAAAG GCTGGACAGTTTGTTATTGAATACTGTGGAGAAGTAATATCATGGAAAGAAGCAAAGCGAAGATCTCAAGCTTATGAAAATGAAG GTCTCAAGGACGCATTTATCATTTCACTCAATTCCAATGAATCCATTGATGCCACCAGAAAAGGAAGCCTCGCCCGGTTTATAAATCATTCATG CCAACCAAACTGTGAGACAAGGAAGTGGAATGTTTTAGGGGAAATAAGAGTTGGAATATTTGCAAAGCAAGACATAACTACTGGAACTGAACTGGCATATGACTATAATTTTGAATGGTATGGCGGTGCAAAGGTTCGATGCCTTTGTGGTGCAGTTAGTTGTTCTGGATTTCTTGGGGCAAGGTCTCGTGGGTTTCAG GAGGATACTTATCTGTGGGAGGATGATGACGATAG GTATTCAGTTGAAAAAATCCCACTGTATGATTCTGCAGAAGACGAGCCTTCATCCAAGCTCCTTAAAACTGTTGACGCCTCAAATTTTGAATACAATATTCCGAAATTAATGAATGTTAGTTCGGGATTGGAGCATCAGTTGGATTCTACAGGTCTTGTTTTTCAGTCATTTGATGCAGCTCCAATGGAAGGTGTAACTACTGTGAAAACTGAAGCACCTGCAGAGATAAAATTGTATTCCCAGGATACTCAACAGGACCTGTCACATAACAATGCAATGATATCTCGTATCCGAAGCAATAGTGCTTGCAGGAATTATCACATATCACGGCCCTTACCAAAGAAAAGACCACTGCACCATACTAATGGAAAGGCAAAACATCTGGCACAAAAGCAAGTTGATGCAAAAAAGTTCGCTGAACTCTTAGCGCTGAAAGAAGCTCGGGAAGAAGTTTTAAGATATGAG GAAACGAAGAACGATGCCACCTCCGAGCTTGCTTCCTTGTACAATGAAATCCGTCCAGCCATTGAGGAGCATGAGAGAGACAGCCAAGACAGCGTAGCTACCAGTGTAGCTGAGAAGTGGATTGAAGCTTGCTGTCTGAAACTGAAGGCAGAATTTGATCTTCACTCATCAATTATCAGAAATGTCGTATGCACTCCTCGGAAGCCACGCCAACCGGTGAATCCTCCCGACGGAGGAGAAGCAGGTAATGAAATGAAGTACCTGGAATTGTAG
- the LOC119996621 gene encoding putative serine/threonine-protein kinase: MGMAGSLQAVLASAASFFVIISIVSIIILLCRSTKIPTHPIRRTRKRPRTLAVQEPELSISIGESQSFDPSVRLISMEELKIVTKNFSADLIIGDGSFGLVYKATLSCGLTVAIKKLDRDAFQGFREFRAEMETLGKLRHPNIVKILGYCISGQDRVLIYEFLERGSLYQWIHESADVAGSEQLEKPVPLTWETRMSVVRDIANGLAYLHGLDTPIIHRDIKASNVLLDKGFEAHIADFGLARWIDGSHSHVSTQVAGTMGYMPPEYKDGATMATVKADVYSFGILMIEIATGKSPHWPMVLKDKEVGLAHWARKMVEEGEEMKMVDPNVQREELDEIKVKEYFRIACRCTSDISRDRPTIREVVDLLNQNWYVKLDISANVEEV; this comes from the coding sequence ATGGGCATGGCTGGAAGTCTGCAAGCTGTTCTTGCGTCCGCCGCAAGCTTCTTCGTTATAATTTCCATCGTCTCTATCATTATTCTTCTCTGCAGATCCACCAAAATACCCACCCACCCTATTCGACGAACCCGGAAAAGGCCCCGGACCCTGGCAGTTCAGGAGCCCGAGCTCTCCATCTCTATCGGCGAGAGCCAGTCCTTCGACCCGTCCGTGCGCCtcatctccatggaggagctgaAGATCGTGACCAAGAACTTCTCAGCTGATCTGATCATCGGCGACGGCAGCTTTGGTCTTGTATACAAGGCCACGCTCTCTTGCGGACTCACCGTCGCAATCAAGAAGCTTGACCGGGACGCCTTTCAAGGGTTCCGCGAGTTTCGCGCCGAGATGGAAACCCTCGGTAAGCTCCGGCACCCGAACATCGTCAAGATTCTCGGGTACTGCATTTCGGGTCAAGATAGGGTCCTTATTTACGAGTTCCTAGAGAGAGGAAGTCTATACCAATGGATACACGAGAGTGCTGACGTGGCCGGGTCGGAACAGTTGGAAAAGCCAGTGCCGTTAACTTGGGAGACGAGGATGAGTGTAGTGAGAGACATCGCTAATGGGCTTGCTTATTTACATGGGCTGGACACCCCAATCATCCACAGGGATATAAAGGCCAGCAATGTGTTGCTAGATAAGGGGTTCGAGGCCCATATCGCTGATTTTGGGCTCGCTAGATGGATCGATGGCTCACATTCTCATGTATCGACGCAAGTGGCTGGTACAATGGGTTACATGCCCCCGGAGTACAAGGATGGTGCGACGATGGCAACGGTGAAGGCCGATGTATACAGTTTTGGGATTCTGATGATCGAAATTGCGACTGGTAAGAGCCCCCATTGGCCGATGGTGCTCAAGGATAAAGAAGTCGGGTTGGCACATTGGGCTAGGAAAATGgtggaagaaggagaagaaatgaAGATGGTTGATCCTAATGTGCAGAGAGAAGAATTGGATGAGATTAAGGTAAAGGAGTATTTTAGGATTGCTTGCAGGTGTACTAGTGATATCTCCAGGGATCGACCAACCATAAGGGAGGTCGTCGATTTGTTGAACCAAAATTGGTACGTGAAACTTGACATTTCTGCAAATGTTGAGGAAGTGTGA
- the LOC119997442 gene encoding peroxidase 12-like, with the protein MTTPHNAAVSFTSLLLISSLLLASSYLCASEAQSSPPIVNGLSWTFYQSSCPDLESIIQKQLKKVFKKDIGQAAGLLRLHFHDCFVLGCEGSVLLNAPDGGPSTEQNAPPNLSLRQQAFEIVEDLRRRVHKKCGRIVSCADILALAARDSVLLAGGPDYNIPLGRRDGLTFATEQVTLANLPAPFSNASVILDSLATNQNLDATDVVALSGGHTIGISNCGAFEGRLYPNQDSSMDKTLANNLKKVCPALNANGTVVMDIRTPNKFDNRYYVGLMNRQGLFTSDQDLYTDRRTRGIVTQFAINETLFFEKFVASMIKMSQLRVLTGRNGEIRARCSATNSNGKYLESVVKEVAEGFSELI; encoded by the exons ATGACTACTCCTCACAATGCTGCTGTTTCTTTCACTTCTCTGCTTCTCATATCCTCTCTTTTGCTAGCTTCTTCATATCTTTGCGCCTCTGAGGCGCAAAGCTCGCCTCCTATTGTTAATGGCTTGTCATGGACTTTTTACCAGTCGAGCTGCCCCGACCTCGAGTCCATTATCCAAAAACAGCTCAAGAAGGTGTTCAAGAAGGACATCGGACAGGCCGCCGGCCTTCTTCGTCTCCATTTCCATGACTGCTTTGTTCTG GGATGTGAAGGTTCAGTGCTGCTTAATGCACCAGACGGTGGACCAAGCACAGAGCAGAACGCCCCTCCAAACCTGAGCTTGAGGCAGCAGGCATTCGAGATCGTCGAAGATCTCCGCCGACGCGTTCACAAGAAATGTGGAAGAATCGTCTCTTGCGCCGATATTCTTGCCCTCGCTGCTCGCGATTCTGTTCTCTTG GCGGGAGGACCTGACTACAACATTCCCTTGGGTAGGCGAGATGGGCTAACCTTCGCGACAGAACAAGTAACCTTAGCCAATCTACCAGCACCTTTTAGTAACGCCTCCGTCATTCTCGACTCTCTCGCCACCAATCAGAACCTCGATGCAACCGACGTGGTCGCCCTCTCCGGTGGCCACACCATCGGCATCAGCAATTGCGGTGCGTTCGAAGGCCGGCTCTACCCGAACCAAGACTCTTCCATGGACAAAACCCTTGCTAACAACCTCAAAAAGGTTTGCCCTGCATTAAATGCCAACGGCACAGTTGTGATGGATATTAGGACGCCGAACAAATTCGACAACAGGTACTACGTCGGTCTCATGAATCGCCAAGGCCTATTCACGTCCGATCAAGACTTGTACACCGATAGGAGGACTCGAGGGATTGTCACTCAGTTTGCTATCAATGAAACTCTCTTCTTTGAGAAATTCGTTGCTTCGATGATAAAGATGAGCCAGTTGAGGGTCCTGACTGGCAGGAATGGAGAAATTCGTGCTCGTTGCTCGGCAACAAACTCGAATGGTAAGTACTTGGAGTCCGTGGTGAAAGAGGTTGCGGAGGGTTTTTCAGAGTTGATTTAG